A window of Sebaldella sp. S0638 genomic DNA:
AGAAAAAGAAGACAGACCTTATCTTGCAAAAGGAGTTCTTGCAGGGATGATAACTATACCTTTAGGATGTCTTGCAGGAGGACTTGTAGCAGGATTCGGGATTAATATGATCATAATGAATCTGATACCAATCATCATTTTCGCAGTATTAATTTGTGTAGGATTATGGCTGATTCCGGAAAAAATGACAAAAGGATTTACTATTTTCGGACAGGGAGTAGTAATAGTAATTACTATAGGGTTAATGGCTGCAATAGTGGAAACATTAACAGGAATAGTAGTTATACCGGGAATGGCTCCGCTGAGCGAAGGTATAAGTGTAATCGGATCAATAGCAATAGTATTGGCAGGGGCATTCCCGCTGGTACACTTTATTACTAAAGCATTTAAAAAGCCTCTTACAAAAGTAGGAAAACACCTTGGTATGAACGAAATGGGTGCTGCCGGACTGGTTGCCACTCTTGCTAATAATATACCAATGTTTGGAATGTTAAAAGATATGGATGAAAACGGTAAGATAATAAACGTTGCTTTCGCAGTAAGTGCGGCATTTGTATTCGGAGATCACTTAGGATTTACCGGA
This region includes:
- the eutH gene encoding ethanolamine utilization protein EutH — translated: MGINDIIIYIMVIFMIIGGVDKILGNKFGYGEKFEEGFMAMGSLALAMVGVISLAPVLAKVLRPVVEPLYTALGADPAMFATTLLANDMGGYPLAMELAKDPNAGLFAGLILGAMMGPTLVFTIPVALGIIEKEDRPYLAKGVLAGMITIPLGCLAGGLVAGFGINMIIMNLIPIIIFAVLICVGLWLIPEKMTKGFTIFGQGVVIVITIGLMAAIVETLTGIVVIPGMAPLSEGISVIGSIAIVLAGAFPLVHFITKAFKKPLTKVGKHLGMNEMGAAGLVATLANNIPMFGMLKDMDENGKIINVAFAVSAAFVFGDHLGFTGGVNKSMIFPMIVGKLVGGITAIVVAKILFARKKTKVEK